A section of the Luteolibacter rhizosphaerae genome encodes:
- the lysA gene encoding diaminopimelate decarboxylase, producing the protein MHGFAYRNGSLHCEDVDLQTLAGEHGTPLYVYSANTIRDHYRRLDAALGKIDHEVAYAVKANSNLSVLKLLVAENAGFDIVSGGELFRVIQAGGDPGKCTFAGVGKTRAEIEYALKQGIYSFNVESEEELRYLNEVASDLGVIAPAAVRVNPNVDAKTHKYISTGKSENKFGVDFDLITDLYARAARELAHVKLRGLQMHIGSQLTSIAPFIEAVEKVAPLATHLKNTHGIEFWSIGGGIGIVYHDSLASGAASWWSSKDEDKRPLTIAEYGEALVPRLENIGLKILLEPGRYIVGNAGVLLTRCLYEKHGKAKTFKVVDAGMNDLIRPALYEGHHEIEPLKQPGEARRKVDVVGPICESGDFFCQDRELADFQPGELVALMSTGAYGFTMASNYNSRPLPAEILVDGSAAKVVRKRQTLEDLIAGEV; encoded by the coding sequence ATGCACGGATTTGCCTACCGCAACGGCTCGCTGCACTGCGAGGATGTCGATCTCCAGACCCTCGCCGGGGAGCACGGCACCCCTCTCTACGTCTACTCCGCGAACACCATCCGCGATCACTACCGCCGTCTCGATGCCGCCCTCGGCAAAATCGACCATGAGGTGGCCTACGCGGTGAAGGCGAATTCGAACCTCTCCGTCCTCAAGCTCCTCGTCGCCGAGAATGCCGGCTTCGACATCGTCTCCGGTGGCGAGCTCTTCCGCGTGATCCAAGCCGGCGGCGATCCCGGCAAGTGCACCTTCGCCGGGGTCGGCAAGACCCGTGCCGAAATCGAATACGCCCTGAAGCAGGGCATCTACTCCTTCAACGTCGAGAGCGAGGAGGAACTCCGCTACCTCAATGAAGTCGCCAGCGACCTCGGCGTGATCGCCCCCGCCGCCGTCCGCGTGAATCCGAATGTCGACGCGAAGACCCACAAGTACATCTCCACCGGCAAGTCGGAGAACAAGTTCGGCGTCGACTTCGACCTGATCACCGATCTCTACGCCCGCGCCGCCCGCGAGCTCGCTCACGTGAAGCTCCGCGGCCTCCAGATGCACATCGGCTCGCAGCTCACCTCCATCGCCCCCTTCATCGAGGCGGTCGAGAAGGTCGCCCCGCTCGCCACCCATCTCAAGAATACCCACGGCATCGAGTTCTGGTCCATCGGCGGCGGCATCGGCATCGTCTATCACGATTCCCTAGCTTCCGGAGCCGCCTCTTGGTGGTCTTCCAAGGATGAGGACAAGCGCCCCCTCACCATCGCCGAATACGGTGAGGCCCTCGTCCCGCGCCTTGAGAACATCGGCCTCAAGATCCTGCTCGAGCCCGGCCGCTACATCGTCGGAAATGCCGGCGTCCTCCTCACCCGCTGCCTCTACGAGAAGCACGGCAAGGCCAAGACCTTCAAGGTCGTCGATGCCGGCATGAACGACCTCATCCGCCCGGCCCTTTACGAAGGCCACCACGAGATCGAGCCGCTCAAGCAACCCGGCGAAGCCCGCCGCAAGGTCGATGTCGTCGGCCCCATCTGCGAAAGCGGCGACTTCTTCTGCCAGGACCGCGAGCTCGCCGACTTCCAGCCCGGAGAACTGGTCGCCCTCATGAGCACCGGTGCCTACGGCTTCACCATGGCCTCGAACTACAACTCCCGCCCGCTCCCCGCCGAGATCCTCGTCGATGGAAGCGCCGCGAAGGTGGTGCGCAAGCGCCAGACCCTCGAGGACCTGATCGCGGGCGAAGTCTGA
- a CDS encoding GtrA family protein — translation MSLLLQSMRFACVGVAATLVHLGTVAVLVPAGLPPARANIAAFLLAFQASYFGHRIWTFRREGSPRSYARMLLLACASFAFNQTAYLILIAHSRADYRLSLAVVLLVQAAITFFAARAWAFAATQTPTGD, via the coding sequence GTGAGCCTGCTTCTTCAATCCATGCGCTTCGCTTGTGTCGGGGTGGCGGCGACTCTCGTGCATCTCGGGACTGTCGCCGTCCTCGTCCCCGCCGGACTCCCGCCCGCTCGGGCAAATATCGCCGCCTTCCTCCTCGCCTTCCAGGCCAGCTACTTCGGCCACCGTATCTGGACCTTCCGCCGGGAGGGCTCACCGCGCAGCTACGCCCGCATGCTCCTCCTCGCCTGCGCCAGCTTCGCTTTCAATCAGACCGCCTACCTGATCCTGATAGCTCATTCCCGGGCAGACTACCGCCTCAGCCTCGCAGTCGTGCTCCTCGTCCAAGCAGCAATCACCTTCTTCGCCGCCCGCGCTTGGGCCTTCGCGGCCACCCAGACCCCCACGGGTGATTGA
- a CDS encoding glycosyltransferase family 2 protein: MQTSTESATTTITGTVRPSITCVVPAFNEADGIASFLNGLCAHLAGITEHYDVIVVDDGSSDSTGLEVIAASGGLPVRLLSLSRNFGKEAAISAGLDQAGGEVVVIIDADFQQPFATIDEFIRQWQQGYDMVYGLRTNRDTDPPIRRFLSRNFYRLLSRWSSVDIPADAGDFRLLDRRVVTALKDLPERSRFMKGLYNWVGFRSVAVPFVYGERHAGKSKFNFSRLFDLAMTGLTSFSAYPLRLWLGAGALVSSGSLGYAGFIIIRTMRHGSSVPGWASLAVAVTFLGGVQLLSIGILGEYVGRIFTEVKGRPNYVIAERHGFSGEKDKS; encoded by the coding sequence ATGCAGACCTCGACTGAATCCGCCACCACCACGATCACCGGCACCGTCCGGCCCTCGATCACCTGCGTCGTTCCCGCCTTCAACGAGGCGGACGGCATCGCAAGCTTCCTCAACGGGCTTTGCGCCCACCTCGCCGGAATCACCGAACACTACGACGTGATCGTTGTGGACGACGGCAGCTCCGACAGCACCGGCCTGGAAGTCATCGCCGCTTCCGGCGGTCTACCTGTCCGACTGCTTTCCCTGTCCCGCAACTTCGGCAAGGAAGCCGCCATCAGCGCCGGCCTCGACCAGGCGGGGGGCGAGGTCGTCGTCATTATCGATGCCGATTTCCAGCAACCCTTCGCCACCATCGACGAATTCATCAGGCAGTGGCAACAGGGCTACGACATGGTCTACGGCCTCCGCACCAATCGCGATACCGACCCTCCGATCCGCCGCTTCCTCAGCCGCAATTTCTATCGCCTGCTCAGCCGCTGGTCCTCCGTGGATATCCCCGCGGATGCCGGTGACTTCCGCCTACTCGACCGCCGCGTGGTCACCGCACTCAAAGATCTACCCGAGCGCAGCCGCTTCATGAAGGGGCTCTACAACTGGGTCGGCTTCCGCTCCGTCGCCGTTCCTTTCGTTTACGGCGAACGCCATGCCGGGAAGTCCAAGTTCAACTTTTCCCGCCTCTTTGACCTGGCCATGACCGGTCTCACTTCCTTCTCCGCCTACCCGCTGCGCCTTTGGCTGGGAGCAGGAGCCCTCGTCTCCAGCGGCTCCCTCGGCTACGCCGGGTTCATCATTATCCGCACCATGCGGCACGGCAGCAGCGTCCCCGGCTGGGCCTCGTTGGCGGTCGCCGTGACCTTCCTCGGTGGCGTGCAACTCCTCTCCATAGGCATCCTCGGGGAATATGTCGGCCGCATCTTCACGGAGGTGAAAGGCCGCCCGAACTACGTGATTGCTGAGCGCCACGGCTTCTCCGGCGAGAAGGACAAGTCGTGA